A genome region from Ralstonia solanacearum K60 includes the following:
- a CDS encoding TonB-dependent receptor: MIPFQPRALVLALAAALPSLAAAPALAQEVANPAAAAASSTSTAQATASKVRDLNETRVTAKRLDAARNALSPDTGSSVYRFDTDDIARLPLGDSTPLNQVLLQAPGVVQDSFGQLHVRGDHANLQYRINGVIIPEPISGFGQVLDTRFANQINVLTGALPAQYGYRTAGIVDIQTKGTATDEEGEPKAISGEIGTVLGSNATHEVNLQLQGTKDRFSYYLSGVFAENNLGIENPTGNRNATHDHTTQNKSFGMLSYLLDNDSRVSFMFGTANSRFQIPTRPGLEPQFTLDGVTPPASEALNANQREKTDFQILTYQQKVSPKLDYQVSVFRRASRIDYSPDPVGDLVYNGVASDVSRRNEAYGLQGDASYKLNDRHTLRAGLFVQRERFGVDNASTVFPADSTGAQTSGTPLTVIDNSSGSGTTLGVYLQDEWKPTDRLTINYGARYDHVNTIVSEQQLSPRLGLTFDLTSRTRLHAGYARYFTPPPTEKFDTTTVQKFAGTTNALSPDANTAVKSERSNYFDLGISHQLTPHLTLGLDAYYRDVRHLQDEGQFGNALLFSAFNYERGRIYGLEASANYREGDFGAYLNLGVSRAQGKGIETGQFHFDDAELAYINSHWVNLDHDQRLTASAGVSYKYWGTAWLADALFGSGLRNGFANTDRLPAYWQLNLGAARDFNLPLVGKLKTRLTVLNVLDRSYALRDGTGIGVGAPQFAPRRTFLLSVSKPF; the protein is encoded by the coding sequence ATGATTCCGTTCCAGCCACGCGCGCTGGTGCTGGCGCTCGCCGCCGCCCTGCCATCCCTGGCCGCCGCTCCCGCATTGGCGCAGGAAGTCGCCAATCCTGCTGCCGCCGCGGCCTCCTCCACGTCCACGGCGCAAGCCACCGCCTCCAAGGTGCGGGACCTGAACGAGACGCGCGTCACGGCCAAGCGGCTCGACGCTGCCCGCAACGCGCTGTCGCCGGATACCGGCAGCTCGGTCTACCGCTTCGATACCGACGACATCGCCCGCCTGCCGCTGGGCGATTCCACGCCGCTGAACCAGGTGTTGCTGCAGGCCCCGGGCGTGGTGCAGGATTCGTTCGGCCAGCTGCACGTGCGCGGCGATCATGCCAACCTGCAGTACCGCATCAACGGCGTCATCATTCCCGAGCCGATCAGCGGATTCGGGCAGGTGCTCGACACGCGCTTCGCCAACCAGATCAATGTGCTGACCGGCGCGCTGCCGGCGCAGTACGGCTACCGCACCGCCGGCATCGTCGATATCCAGACCAAGGGCACCGCCACCGATGAGGAGGGCGAGCCCAAGGCCATCAGCGGTGAGATCGGCACCGTGCTCGGCAGCAACGCCACGCACGAAGTCAACCTGCAGCTGCAGGGCACCAAGGACCGCTTCAGCTACTACCTCTCGGGCGTGTTCGCCGAGAACAATCTCGGTATCGAGAACCCCACCGGCAACCGCAACGCCACGCACGACCACACCACGCAGAACAAGTCGTTCGGCATGCTCTCGTACCTGCTCGACAACGACAGCCGCGTGAGCTTCATGTTCGGCACGGCCAACAGCCGCTTCCAGATTCCGACGCGGCCGGGCCTGGAGCCGCAGTTCACGCTCGATGGCGTGACGCCGCCGGCTTCGGAAGCGCTCAATGCCAACCAGCGCGAGAAGACCGACTTCCAGATCCTGACGTACCAGCAAAAGGTGTCGCCCAAGCTGGACTACCAGGTGTCGGTGTTCCGCCGCGCGAGCCGCATCGATTATTCGCCGGACCCGGTGGGCGATCTGGTCTACAACGGCGTGGCTTCCGATGTCTCGCGCCGCAACGAAGCCTATGGCCTGCAGGGCGATGCCAGCTACAAGCTGAACGACCGTCACACGCTGCGCGCCGGCCTCTTCGTGCAGCGCGAGCGCTTTGGCGTTGACAATGCCTCCACCGTGTTCCCCGCCGACAGCACCGGCGCGCAGACCAGCGGCACGCCGTTGACCGTCATCGACAATTCGAGCGGGTCCGGCACCACGCTCGGCGTCTATCTGCAGGACGAATGGAAGCCGACCGACCGGCTCACCATCAACTACGGCGCGCGCTACGACCACGTCAACACCATCGTCAGCGAGCAGCAACTGAGCCCGCGCCTGGGCCTGACCTTCGACCTGACCAGCCGCACCCGCCTGCACGCCGGCTACGCGCGCTACTTCACGCCGCCGCCGACCGAGAAGTTCGATACCACCACGGTGCAGAAATTCGCCGGCACCACCAATGCGCTGTCCCCGGATGCCAACACGGCGGTGAAGTCGGAGCGCTCGAACTACTTCGACCTCGGCATCTCGCACCAGCTCACGCCGCACCTGACGCTGGGCCTGGACGCTTACTACCGCGACGTGCGCCACCTGCAGGATGAAGGCCAGTTCGGCAACGCGCTGCTGTTCTCGGCGTTCAACTACGAACGCGGCCGCATCTACGGGCTGGAGGCCAGCGCCAACTACCGCGAGGGTGATTTCGGTGCGTACCTGAACCTGGGCGTGTCGCGCGCGCAGGGCAAGGGCATCGAGACCGGCCAGTTCCACTTCGACGACGCGGAGCTGGCCTACATCAACAGCCACTGGGTCAACCTCGACCACGACCAGCGCCTGACCGCGTCGGCCGGGGTGTCATACAAGTACTGGGGAACGGCCTGGCTGGCCGATGCGCTGTTCGGCTCCGGCCTGCGCAACGGCTTTGCCAACACCGACCGCCTGCCGGCGTACTGGCAGTTGAACCTCGGTGCCGCGCGCGATTTCAATCTGCCGCTGGTGGGCAAGCTCAAGACCCGCCTGACGGTGCTCAATGTGCTCGATCGCAGCTACGCGTTGCGCGACGGCACGGGCATTGGCGTGGGCGCGCCGCAGTTCGCGCCGCGCCGCACCTTCCTGCTGTCGGTCAGCAAGCCGTTCTGA
- a CDS encoding DUF6685 family protein encodes MNVSTMLHAVSDWLIQSRAFNVVQSVAHHRTQSDALSHWKLDIWHKSVPFLLEGGLAEPAQQLYPKHLRHADWVDDLHHHLGELVGTRRESRKVDIREVTGLANSPCSVHSFPSMLVFAHQHCRRIPHSTDADFGNNARHVFRYADQANVFRAYDFAGGELFYMNEWGAHHFAAMVLQARTQGREFLVDAEIRHVRSAAGVRRLLDGFHVIGARRQSQQRYGTRLSDALAGHQVPHRWMHGRRETEGFELCFLPKSDRFANRVGEQLVRDGWFDYGAWLASLHDAAEMGMPARQAAATAKPRAGWKRVSVPGLGVPTGFAPGFAHTQA; translated from the coding sequence ATGAACGTTTCCACGATGCTGCATGCGGTTTCGGACTGGCTGATCCAGTCGCGGGCCTTCAATGTGGTGCAATCCGTCGCGCACCATCGCACCCAGAGCGATGCGCTGTCGCACTGGAAACTCGATATCTGGCACAAGAGCGTGCCGTTCCTGCTCGAGGGTGGCCTGGCCGAGCCCGCGCAACAGCTGTATCCGAAGCATCTGCGGCATGCCGACTGGGTGGACGATCTGCACCACCATCTGGGCGAACTGGTCGGCACGCGCCGCGAAAGCCGCAAGGTGGACATCCGCGAGGTGACGGGGCTGGCCAATTCGCCGTGCTCGGTGCATTCGTTTCCGAGCATGCTGGTGTTCGCGCACCAGCACTGCCGCCGCATCCCGCACAGCACCGACGCCGATTTCGGCAACAATGCGCGCCATGTGTTCCGTTATGCAGATCAGGCCAACGTGTTCCGCGCATACGATTTTGCCGGCGGCGAGCTGTTCTACATGAACGAATGGGGTGCCCACCACTTTGCCGCGATGGTGCTGCAGGCACGTACGCAAGGGCGCGAATTCCTGGTCGACGCCGAGATCCGCCACGTCCGCTCGGCAGCGGGCGTGCGGCGGCTGCTCGACGGTTTCCACGTGATCGGTGCGCGGCGCCAGAGCCAGCAGCGCTACGGCACGCGCCTGTCGGATGCGCTGGCCGGCCACCAGGTGCCGCACCGCTGGATGCACGGCCGGCGCGAGACCGAAGGGTTCGAGCTGTGCTTTCTGCCCAAGTCCGACCGCTTTGCCAACCGGGTGGGCGAGCAGTTGGTGCGCGACGGCTGGTTCGACTACGGCGCCTGGCTCGCCAGCCTGCACGATGCGGCCGAGATGGGGATGCCGGCCCGGCAGGCGGCGGCTACCGCCAAGCCCCGCGCGGGCTGGAAGCGGGTCTCCGTGCCGGGGCTGGGCGTGCCCACCGGGTTCGCACCGGGTTTCGCACACACGCAGGCGTAA
- a CDS encoding HD-GYP domain-containing protein, with product MKRIDANQLRVGMFVVKLGGSWLKHPFWRSQFQLSNQGQVDDIHKAGITEIWIDPERGEDVLAPALMPASADTDPVPEPLTQETLAARPPVSPTSLKEEWKHAQQLVQAGKATLGQLFSEARMGRALQTDKALLLVDNVSNSLARNSYALIALARLKNKDDYTYLHSFAVCALMVALARTLGLPEDEIRECGLGGLVHDIGKSAMPRTLLDKSTALTKEELALLQTHAVGGHHLMMGTGQFGEIPREVCLHHHERIDGSGYPDAQKGDGISLWAKMGAICDVYDTLTSSSPYHHAWSPAQALKYMMARTDTQFDRTVFQAFTRSVGIYPVGTLVKLRTNRLGVVVHQNESSAMRPDVVVFYSGNTKTRVRPERINLGRSDDAIITVEEASTWGLSDEEVTDMCLV from the coding sequence ATGAAACGAATCGATGCGAATCAGCTGCGTGTCGGTATGTTTGTGGTGAAGCTGGGGGGATCCTGGCTGAAGCATCCGTTCTGGCGTTCGCAGTTCCAGCTGTCGAACCAGGGACAGGTCGACGACATTCACAAAGCCGGCATTACCGAGATCTGGATCGACCCCGAGCGGGGCGAGGACGTGCTTGCGCCCGCCCTGATGCCGGCGTCGGCGGATACTGACCCTGTTCCCGAGCCACTGACGCAAGAGACCCTGGCGGCCCGTCCGCCGGTCTCGCCGACTTCCCTCAAGGAAGAGTGGAAGCATGCTCAGCAACTGGTGCAGGCCGGCAAGGCGACACTCGGCCAGCTGTTCTCCGAGGCCCGCATGGGCCGCGCCCTGCAGACCGACAAGGCGCTGCTGCTGGTCGACAACGTGTCCAACTCGCTGGCGCGCAATTCGTACGCGCTGATCGCTCTGGCGCGCCTGAAGAACAAGGACGACTACACCTACCTGCATTCGTTCGCCGTCTGCGCGCTGATGGTGGCCCTGGCCCGCACGCTCGGCCTGCCCGAAGACGAGATCCGCGAATGCGGCCTGGGCGGCCTGGTCCACGATATCGGCAAATCGGCCATGCCGCGCACGCTGCTCGACAAGAGCACGGCGCTGACCAAGGAAGAACTGGCCCTGCTGCAGACCCATGCGGTCGGCGGGCACCACCTGATGATGGGCACCGGCCAGTTCGGCGAGATTCCGCGCGAAGTGTGCCTGCACCACCACGAGCGCATCGACGGCAGCGGCTATCCGGACGCCCAGAAGGGCGACGGGATCAGCCTGTGGGCCAAGATGGGTGCCATCTGCGACGTGTACGACACGTTGACGTCCAGCAGCCCCTATCACCATGCATGGTCGCCGGCCCAGGCGCTCAAGTACATGATGGCGCGCACCGACACCCAGTTCGATCGCACCGTGTTCCAGGCCTTTACGCGCAGCGTGGGCATCTATCCGGTCGGCACGCTGGTCAAGCTGCGCACCAACCGGCTGGGCGTGGTGGTGCACCAGAACGAGTCGTCCGCGATGCGTCCGGATGTGGTCGTGTTCTATTCCGGCAACACCAAGACGCGCGTGCGTCCCGAGCGCATCAACCTGGGCCGTTCGGACGATGCCATCATCACGGTGGAAGAAGCCTCCACCTGGGGGCTGTCCGATGAGGAAGTCACCGACATGTGCCTGGTCTGA
- a CDS encoding MarR family winged helix-turn-helix transcriptional regulator has translation MPQRPNAEELYPAVAGSGHFNPRVADVEYGALDGLVGYAVRRAQLQIYEDFVRSLQAWNITPPRFSAMTVIAHNPDLKLTELASILGVARSGAVLLVDTLEAMGMVERHPSPVDRRAFRLALTDKGASTLQDITEAVVAHDARITAHLSVDERQTLLGLLNKLAAGPAGAGGY, from the coding sequence ATGCCGCAGCGACCCAACGCCGAAGAGCTGTACCCCGCTGTCGCCGGGTCCGGCCATTTCAATCCGCGCGTGGCGGACGTGGAGTATGGCGCGCTGGACGGGCTGGTCGGCTACGCGGTGCGGCGCGCCCAGTTGCAGATCTACGAAGACTTCGTGCGCTCGCTGCAGGCGTGGAACATCACGCCGCCGCGCTTCTCGGCCATGACCGTGATCGCGCACAACCCCGACCTCAAGTTGACCGAGCTGGCCAGCATCCTGGGCGTGGCCCGCTCCGGGGCGGTGCTGCTGGTCGACACGCTGGAAGCGATGGGCATGGTCGAGCGGCACCCGTCGCCGGTGGACCGGCGCGCTTTCCGGCTGGCGCTGACCGACAAGGGGGCGAGCACGCTGCAGGACATCACCGAAGCCGTGGTCGCCCACGATGCGCGGATCACCGCGCATCTTTCGGTCGACGAGCGGCAGACGCTGCTGGGGTTGCTCAACAAACTGGCGGCCGGGCCGGCCGGAGCGGGCGGATATTAG
- a CDS encoding flavin-dependent oxidoreductase, whose translation MKIAIIGAGIGGLTLALMCERQGFEVEVWETAQALRPLGVGINLLPHAARQLCELGLEDTLGALAIRTSALAYYNRFGQPIWHEPRGLAAGYDWPQFSIHRGEFQMALADAVVDRLGPGCIRPGHGFDAIQSAGEDGGPVRFTVRRRADDTRIASSADVLIGADGIHSAVRRHFYPGGDAPRFAGRMLWRAVTEAGPYLDGRTMFMAGHQDQKFVAYPISEPLRRQGRARINWIAELRVPDEAPPRSDWNREVDRAVFRDAFADWQWDWIDIPALIDGAQAVYEFPLVDKDPLPRWTFGRVTLLGDAAHPMYPIGSNGSAQAILDARALIDCLLATRNVGLALREYEADRLPRTAGIVLRNRLNGPEQVMQLVHERAPLGFGRIDDVIPRAELEGIATRYKKLAGFDPQSLRDQPPLPGRAPLPA comes from the coding sequence ATGAAGATCGCCATCATCGGCGCGGGCATCGGCGGGTTGACGCTGGCGCTGATGTGCGAACGCCAGGGGTTCGAGGTCGAGGTCTGGGAGACGGCGCAGGCGCTGCGCCCGCTGGGCGTGGGCATCAACCTGCTGCCGCACGCGGCCCGCCAGCTGTGCGAGCTCGGCCTGGAAGACACGCTCGGCGCGCTGGCGATCCGCACCTCCGCGCTGGCCTACTACAACCGCTTCGGCCAGCCGATCTGGCACGAGCCGCGCGGGCTGGCGGCCGGCTACGATTGGCCGCAGTTCTCCATCCACCGCGGCGAATTCCAGATGGCCCTGGCCGACGCGGTGGTCGACCGGCTCGGCCCCGGCTGCATCCGCCCGGGCCACGGCTTCGACGCCATCCAGTCGGCCGGCGAGGACGGCGGCCCGGTCCGCTTCACCGTGCGCCGCCGTGCCGACGACACCCGCATCGCCTCGTCGGCCGATGTGCTGATCGGCGCGGACGGCATCCACTCCGCCGTGCGCCGCCACTTCTATCCGGGCGGCGATGCGCCGCGCTTCGCCGGCCGCATGCTGTGGCGGGCCGTCACCGAGGCCGGGCCGTACCTGGACGGCCGCACCATGTTCATGGCGGGCCACCAGGACCAGAAGTTCGTCGCCTACCCGATCTCCGAGCCGCTGCGCCGACAGGGCCGCGCACGCATCAACTGGATCGCCGAGCTGCGCGTGCCCGACGAAGCGCCGCCGCGCAGCGACTGGAACCGCGAGGTCGACCGCGCAGTCTTCCGCGACGCCTTCGCCGATTGGCAATGGGACTGGATCGACATCCCCGCGCTGATCGACGGCGCGCAGGCGGTGTACGAATTCCCGCTGGTCGACAAGGACCCGCTGCCGCGCTGGACCTTCGGCCGCGTCACACTGCTGGGCGATGCGGCGCACCCGATGTACCCGATCGGCTCGAACGGCAGCGCGCAGGCCATCCTCGATGCGCGCGCCCTGATCGATTGTCTGCTCGCCACGCGCAACGTTGGCCTCGCCCTGCGCGAATACGAGGCCGACCGCCTGCCGCGCACCGCCGGCATCGTGCTGCGCAACCGCCTGAATGGTCCGGAGCAGGTGATGCAGCTCGTGCACGAACGCGCGCCGCTGGGCTTCGGCCGTATCGACGACGTGATCCCGCGCGCAGAGTTGGAAGGGATCGCGACGCGCTATAAAAAACTGGCCGGCTTCGATCCGCAGTCGCTGCGCGATCAGCCGCCCCTGCCGGGCCGCGCGCCGCTGCCGGCCTGA
- a CDS encoding amidase produces the protein MMTPRPDMIRTLAAELAAGRTTSVALTEAALAHAQAHRAAGGAAYVSFDARAALDMARAADAARAAGNVPSLLAGLPVSIKDLFDVAGQVSAAGSRALAHQPPATADAVAVARLRAAGAVLLGRTNMSEFAFSGLGLNPHYGTPRTPADGTRAAGGSTSGGAVTVAGGMAVAALGTDTGGSIRIPAAFCALTGFKPTARRVPMAGGVPLSTSLDSGGPLANSVDCCVIVDAVLSGQALDTDAVPLAGLRLGLTRDYVGTDLDDTVATAFQRAVMRLEQAGARIVRFDFPELLQLPEINGGGGLPAAESWAWHRPHLARAEAQYDRRVAARIRRGEQMTAAAYLDVMAARERMIAAARKRLGNLDAWLMPTVAIVPPEVAPLEADDTQFFRTNALVLRNPSVINFLDGCALTLPIHAAGELPVGLSLCGLADDDARILRVGRAVEAALR, from the coding sequence ATGATGACACCCCGCCCCGACATGATCCGAACCCTGGCCGCCGAGCTGGCCGCCGGCCGCACCACCAGCGTCGCGTTGACCGAGGCCGCGCTGGCGCACGCGCAGGCGCACCGCGCGGCCGGTGGCGCGGCCTACGTCAGCTTCGATGCGCGGGCCGCGCTGGACATGGCGCGGGCCGCCGATGCCGCGCGCGCGGCGGGCAACGTGCCGTCGCTGCTGGCAGGGCTGCCGGTGTCGATCAAGGATCTGTTCGATGTGGCGGGACAGGTGAGCGCCGCCGGCTCGCGCGCGCTGGCGCACCAGCCCCCCGCCACTGCGGACGCGGTCGCCGTGGCGCGGCTGCGCGCGGCCGGGGCGGTGCTGCTCGGCCGCACCAACATGAGCGAATTCGCGTTCTCCGGCCTGGGCCTGAACCCGCACTACGGCACGCCGCGCACGCCGGCGGACGGCACACGCGCCGCGGGCGGCTCGACCTCCGGCGGCGCGGTGACGGTGGCCGGCGGCATGGCCGTCGCCGCGCTGGGCACCGACACCGGCGGCTCGATCCGCATTCCGGCGGCGTTCTGCGCGCTGACCGGCTTCAAGCCCACCGCGCGCCGCGTGCCGATGGCCGGCGGCGTGCCGCTGTCCACCTCGCTCGATTCGGGCGGGCCGCTGGCCAACTCGGTGGACTGCTGCGTCATCGTCGATGCCGTCCTCAGCGGCCAGGCGCTCGATACCGACGCCGTGCCGCTGGCGGGCCTGCGCCTGGGACTCACGCGCGATTACGTGGGCACGGACCTGGACGACACCGTGGCCACCGCCTTCCAGCGCGCCGTGATGCGGCTGGAACAGGCGGGCGCGCGCATCGTCCGCTTCGATTTTCCCGAGCTGCTGCAACTGCCCGAGATCAACGGAGGCGGCGGCCTGCCGGCGGCCGAGTCCTGGGCCTGGCACCGTCCGCACCTGGCGCGCGCCGAAGCGCAATACGATCGCCGCGTGGCCGCGCGCATCCGCCGCGGCGAGCAGATGACCGCCGCTGCCTACCTCGACGTGATGGCGGCGCGCGAGCGCATGATCGCCGCCGCGCGCAAGCGGCTGGGCAACCTCGACGCCTGGCTGATGCCGACCGTCGCCATCGTGCCGCCGGAAGTGGCGCCGCTGGAGGCCGACGACACGCAGTTCTTCCGCACCAACGCGCTAGTGCTGCGCAACCCGAGCGTGATCAATTTCCTGGACGGCTGCGCGCTGACACTGCCCATCCATGCCGCCGGCGAGTTGCCGGTCGGGCTGTCGCTGTGCGGCCTGGCCGACGACGATGCGCGCATCCTGCGTGTCGGGCGGGCGGTGGAGGCCGCGCTGCGCTGA
- a CDS encoding sensor domain-containing protein produces MDATFTERPGLPGTPEETAPGPLPLADDRYEALVRQMPDALYIVADDIIVFINEAGVRLLGADSAQDIVGRELDAFVHEDSMQLARQRREWMIERGAGLPPVEQTLLRCDGTPVEVEVLSAPVQLGWRTAVQVVARDIRQRKQAEQALRESEANYRALAAETARAKELLRCEKTVLELSSRNVPLPDLLAEVCRIVEALLDDGAMCSILLCGDGEHVTLAVAPSLPAVLSEALVGMAIGPAVGSCGTAMFRNARVVVEDIETDPLWDGHRALVSPLGLRACWSTPIRGDNQQMIGTIAVYYGKPCAPRRAAMQLLDDITDIVGVAVQKAHIVRELQDSEERYRLAVDNLTEGILVQSADGTILACNPSARRILRAGDASPVGMSHLMLMRRSLREDGSEIPVLERPTRVVLSTGRPLLGLTIGLELVDGDVVWVYENVLPIMRPGDDTPSAVLISFNDIGPARAAEQQLKFLAQRDALTGLYNRAYFLQRMQAVLDGAATDRRQVAVLFLDLDGFKKVNDTAGHEAGDHLLRIVAQRLSACVRQGDTLARLGGDEFVVLLDHVRSLDEAERLARRIIAAIAQPFSTGGTEYYLGASIGIAVHPEHGRDAATLLRCADAAMYNAKQNGRNQHRVFTERLSQRAQRRFQLEQHLRRALAAQELSLRYQPIVDAISMGIVGAEALLRWHSAELGDVSPAEFIPVAEDAGLITAIGEWVLEQACRQAAHWRNTCAPDFFIAVNLSPRQFGDGLVPTLSRYLAESGLPACALEMEITEGLLMRDTAAVMPVLDALTALGVRISIDDFGTGYSSLSYLQRFPIDNLKVDRSFISGIPRHRDSVVISRAVVAMAASLDMTVTAEGVETLEQAEFLQAAGCDKLQGFLFGAPMTAAAYEERLRRARSNGPG; encoded by the coding sequence ATGGATGCCACTTTCACCGAGCGGCCCGGGTTACCCGGTACTCCAGAGGAGACCGCACCCGGGCCCCTGCCGCTCGCCGACGACCGCTACGAGGCGCTGGTCCGGCAGATGCCTGACGCGCTCTACATCGTGGCGGACGACATCATCGTTTTCATCAACGAGGCCGGCGTGCGGCTGCTCGGCGCCGACAGCGCGCAAGACATCGTCGGGCGCGAGCTGGATGCGTTCGTCCACGAGGACTCGATGCAACTGGCGCGCCAGCGCCGCGAGTGGATGATCGAGCGCGGCGCGGGCCTGCCGCCGGTCGAGCAGACCCTGCTGCGCTGCGACGGCACGCCGGTGGAGGTGGAGGTCCTCTCCGCTCCCGTGCAGCTCGGCTGGCGCACCGCGGTCCAGGTGGTCGCGCGCGATATCCGCCAGCGCAAGCAGGCTGAGCAGGCGCTGCGCGAATCCGAGGCCAACTACCGGGCGCTCGCCGCCGAGACCGCGCGCGCCAAGGAACTGCTGCGCTGCGAAAAGACCGTGCTCGAACTGAGCTCGCGCAATGTGCCGCTGCCCGACCTGCTGGCCGAAGTGTGCCGCATCGTCGAAGCGTTGCTCGACGACGGCGCGATGTGCTCCATCCTGCTGTGCGGTGACGGCGAGCACGTCACGCTGGCGGTAGCGCCGTCGCTGCCGGCGGTGCTGAGCGAGGCGCTGGTCGGCATGGCGATCGGCCCGGCCGTCGGGTCGTGCGGCACGGCCATGTTCCGCAATGCCCGCGTGGTGGTCGAAGATATCGAGACCGACCCGCTGTGGGACGGCCACCGCGCGCTGGTCAGCCCGCTGGGCCTGCGCGCCTGCTGGTCGACGCCGATCCGCGGCGACAACCAGCAGATGATCGGCACCATCGCCGTCTACTACGGCAAGCCGTGCGCGCCCAGGCGTGCGGCGATGCAATTGCTGGACGACATCACCGACATCGTCGGCGTGGCGGTGCAGAAGGCCCACATCGTGCGCGAGCTGCAGGACAGCGAGGAACGCTACCGCCTGGCCGTCGACAACCTGACCGAAGGCATCCTCGTGCAGTCCGCGGACGGCACCATCCTCGCGTGCAACCCGAGCGCGCGGCGCATCCTGCGTGCCGGCGACGCCTCGCCGGTGGGCATGAGCCACCTGATGCTGATGCGCCGCTCGCTGCGCGAAGACGGCAGCGAGATTCCCGTTCTCGAGCGGCCCACGCGCGTGGTGCTCAGCACGGGGCGGCCGCTGCTGGGCCTGACCATCGGGCTGGAGCTGGTCGATGGCGATGTGGTGTGGGTGTACGAGAACGTGCTGCCCATCATGCGTCCCGGCGACGACACGCCCAGCGCCGTGCTGATTTCGTTCAACGACATCGGCCCGGCACGCGCGGCCGAGCAGCAGCTCAAGTTTCTGGCCCAGCGCGATGCGCTCACCGGCCTGTACAACCGTGCCTATTTCCTGCAGCGCATGCAGGCCGTGCTCGACGGGGCGGCCACCGACCGCCGGCAGGTGGCGGTGCTGTTCCTCGACCTGGACGGCTTCAAGAAGGTCAACGACACTGCGGGGCACGAGGCCGGCGACCACCTGCTGCGCATCGTGGCGCAGCGCCTGTCGGCCTGCGTGCGCCAGGGCGATACGCTGGCGCGGCTGGGCGGCGACGAATTCGTCGTGCTGCTCGACCATGTGCGCTCGCTGGACGAGGCCGAGCGGCTGGCGCGGCGCATCATCGCCGCCATCGCGCAGCCGTTCTCGACCGGCGGCACGGAGTATTACCTGGGCGCCTCGATCGGCATCGCGGTGCATCCCGAGCACGGCCGGGACGCGGCCACGCTGCTGCGCTGCGCCGACGCCGCCATGTACAACGCCAAGCAGAACGGCCGCAACCAGCACCGCGTCTTCACCGAGCGGCTGTCGCAGCGGGCGCAGCGGCGCTTCCAGTTGGAGCAGCACCTGCGGCGCGCCCTGGCGGCGCAGGAGCTGTCGCTGCGCTACCAGCCCATCGTCGATGCCATTTCGATGGGCATCGTCGGCGCGGAGGCGCTGCTGCGCTGGCACAGCGCGGAGCTGGGCGATGTGTCGCCCGCCGAGTTCATTCCCGTGGCCGAGGACGCCGGACTCATCACCGCCATCGGCGAATGGGTGCTGGAGCAGGCCTGCCGCCAGGCGGCCCATTGGCGCAACACCTGCGCGCCGGATTTCTTCATCGCCGTGAACCTCTCGCCGCGCCAGTTCGGCGATGGCCTGGTCCCCACGCTGTCGCGCTACCTGGCCGAGAGCGGGCTGCCCGCGTGCGCGCTGGAGATGGAGATCACCGAAGGGCTGCTGATGCGCGACACCGCTGCCGTGATGCCGGTGCTCGATGCGCTGACGGCGCTGGGGGTGCGCATCTCCATCGACGATTTCGGCACGGGGTATTCGTCGCTCTCATACCTGCAGCGCTTCCCGATCGATAACCTCAAGGTGGACCGCTCGTTCATCTCGGGCATCCCGCGCCACCGGGATTCGGTGGTGATCTCGCGCGCGGTGGTGGCGATGGCGGCGTCGCTCGACATGACCGTCACCGCCGAGGGCGTGGAGACGCTCGAGCAGGCCGAGTTCCTGCAGGCGGCCGGCTGCGACAAGCTGCAGGGCTTCCTGTTCGGCGCGCCGATGACCGCCGCCGCCTACGAGGAGCGCCTGCGCCGCGCGCGTTCGAACGGACCGGGGTGA